A genomic region of Nostoc sp. UHCC 0702 contains the following coding sequences:
- a CDS encoding metal-dependent phosphohydrolase encodes MFNATEILIDAFVNQIREGYRRTYGCLKNDYQDIIAWAGSMALENIANSDALFHNVEHSVLVTLVGQEILRGKHIREGGVSSEDWLHFMISLVCHDIGYVKGVCRQDQEAAGLYATGKNGRMIPLHPGASDASLTPYHVDRAKLFIDERFGGHKLIDAEVIKRNIELTRFPVPVAEDHQDTTSFAGLVRAADLIGQLSDPRYLRKITSLFYEFEETGMNKVLAYETPADLRKNYAKFYWNGVHPYIKEGLRYLSLTQQGKQIVANLYSNVFVVEHEKNQEEHLYLVEQRHG; translated from the coding sequence ATGTTTAATGCCACTGAAATTTTAATTGATGCTTTTGTCAACCAAATTCGAGAAGGCTACCGTCGCACATACGGTTGCTTGAAAAATGATTACCAAGATATCATCGCTTGGGCTGGGAGTATGGCATTGGAAAACATTGCCAACAGCGATGCTCTGTTTCACAATGTTGAACACTCTGTCTTAGTTACCCTTGTGGGCCAGGAAATTTTACGTGGCAAACATATCCGCGAAGGTGGTGTTTCTAGTGAAGACTGGTTGCACTTTATGATTTCCTTGGTATGTCATGACATTGGTTATGTTAAAGGAGTCTGCCGACAAGACCAAGAAGCAGCAGGTTTATATGCCACTGGTAAAAATGGCAGAATGATTCCTCTTCATCCAGGTGCTTCTGATGCCAGTCTTACACCCTATCATGTTGATAGAGCCAAACTTTTTATTGATGAGCGTTTTGGCGGTCACAAGCTAATAGATGCTGAGGTAATTAAGAGAAATATTGAATTGACTAGGTTTCCTGTGCCTGTGGCTGAGGATCATCAAGACACAACTAGCTTTGCTGGCTTAGTGCGTGCTGCTGATTTGATTGGGCAATTAAGCGACCCGCGTTACCTGAGAAAAATTACTTCTTTATTCTACGAGTTTGAAGAAACTGGCATGAATAAAGTTTTAGCCTATGAGACACCCGCCGATTTACGTAAGAACTACGCCAAGTTTTATTGGAATGGTGTCCATCCTTACATCAAAGAAGGTTTGCGTTACTTGTCTTTGACACAGCAAGGAAAACAAATTGTCGCTAATCTCTACTCGAATGTGTTTGTTGTAGAACATGAAAAAAACCAAGAGGAACATTTATATTTAGTAGAGCAACGACATGGTTAG
- a CDS encoding ABC transporter permease, producing the protein MNWWQRLKKNPLAQFGAILLLIFYVAVIAADFVAPYDPYASQPNGSLLPPTQIYWTSQSGQFIGPHIYPTTQGNTDLETGDRQLLVDFKKPSPLRLFVSGPEYRLFELVLPLPPNWEEVTIIPGIPVNWHLFGASGDAKLNILGTDEQGRDQFTRLLHGGRISMFIGIVGVVITFPLGLLIGGISGYFGGWTDSIIMRLAEVLMTFPSIYLLVTLGAVLPAGLSSSQRFLLIVLITSVISWAGLARVIRGQVLSIKEREFVQAARAMGGNPLYIILRHVLPQTATYVIISATLAVPSFIGSEAILSLIGLGIQQPDPSWGNMLSVASNASILVLQPWLIWPPAVLIILTVLAFNLLGDGLRDALDPRSLRR; encoded by the coding sequence ATGAATTGGTGGCAAAGACTTAAAAAAAATCCTTTGGCGCAGTTTGGGGCAATTTTGCTGTTAATTTTCTATGTGGCGGTAATTGCAGCTGATTTTGTTGCCCCATATGATCCTTATGCGTCACAACCAAATGGTTCGCTATTGCCACCAACTCAGATTTATTGGACTTCACAATCAGGGCAGTTTATCGGCCCTCATATTTATCCAACAACCCAAGGCAACACGGATCTAGAAACAGGCGATCGCCAACTGCTGGTAGACTTTAAAAAGCCCTCACCATTGCGTTTATTTGTTTCGGGGCCAGAGTATCGACTGTTTGAGCTGGTTTTGCCACTGCCACCCAACTGGGAAGAAGTCACCATTATCCCAGGTATACCCGTAAATTGGCATTTGTTTGGGGCAAGTGGTGATGCAAAATTAAACATCCTGGGCACTGATGAACAAGGGCGCGACCAATTCACTCGCCTGTTACATGGTGGTCGCATAAGTATGTTTATCGGTATTGTTGGGGTGGTGATTACCTTTCCCCTCGGTCTTTTGATAGGAGGCATTTCCGGCTATTTCGGCGGTTGGACTGACAGCATCATCATGCGTTTGGCTGAAGTTCTGATGACCTTCCCCAGCATTTATCTTTTAGTCACCTTGGGCGCAGTATTACCAGCGGGACTAAGCAGCAGCCAACGCTTTTTATTAATTGTCTTGATTACTTCAGTTATCAGCTGGGCTGGTTTAGCACGGGTAATTCGCGGACAAGTATTGTCCATTAAAGAGCGAGAATTTGTGCAAGCCGCACGAGCAATGGGCGGGAACCCACTCTACATTATCCTCCGCCACGTTTTGCCACAAACCGCCACTTATGTAATTATCTCCGCTACTCTTGCGGTTCCTAGCTTTATTGGTTCAGAAGCGATACTCAGTCTTATCGGCTTGGGCATTCAGCAACCAGACCCCTCTTGGGGCAACATGCTTTCTGTGGCAAGCAATGCTTCTATTTTAGTGTTGCAACCTTGGCTAATCTGGCCGCCAGCGGTGCTGATTATCTTGACGGTGCTGGCTTTCAATTTATTGGGTGATGGTCTCAGGGATGCTCTCGACCCCCGCAGTTTACGCAGATAG
- a CDS encoding efflux RND transporter periplasmic adaptor subunit: MSVSNESFSEVEADEPVEIEEDSFKSKPINKQTRCWLIPLFGGIGLGIAIALGSMGILSYLPARQQTAVANKAVPKVNPVMTVTVATVEKTRIARTLNTTGTVAARDLIPVLPQANGLQIKIIPEDVKEGTLIKKGQVLAILDDSILQAQISQAKADVESKQADVASKQADLASKLANTISNQAIVQQRKADLAQAQARLEEAEKNFRRYQKLAVSGGISQQELDTRSYTVKTAKETVRLAQENVYSAQANVGSGKANTASAEANINKAKADVRSSIAKVQQLQAQLGQTVVRAPVSGIVAEKLARIGDVTGVPPQTQVGNIIGGTQKLFSIIRDQRLELQAQVPEIQLLQVEVGASVQISSDLDNRVRLQGRVRDIQPLVNDTRREATVKIDLPPTHLLKPGMFARAAITTNTTIAIAVPQKAVQPQPDGSAMLLILSGLDTVRAQKVEVGEPINDRMVEIKSGLQLHDRVIVDGAGYLKDGDKVRVVSLAGEQGSRGAGEQGSRGSRGDKSIKN; encoded by the coding sequence ATGTCTGTGAGCAATGAAAGTTTTTCAGAAGTCGAGGCTGACGAACCTGTGGAAATTGAGGAGGATAGCTTTAAGAGCAAACCGATTAATAAGCAAACCCGCTGTTGGTTGATACCTTTGTTTGGGGGTATTGGGTTGGGGATAGCGATCGCTTTGGGCAGTATGGGTATATTAAGTTATCTTCCTGCTCGTCAACAAACAGCGGTAGCAAATAAAGCAGTACCAAAAGTTAACCCAGTGATGACAGTCACCGTAGCAACGGTAGAAAAGACTCGTATTGCTCGTACTCTCAATACCACGGGTACCGTAGCAGCTCGTGATTTGATTCCGGTTTTGCCCCAAGCAAACGGCTTACAAATCAAAATTATCCCCGAAGATGTCAAAGAGGGAACTTTGATCAAAAAAGGACAAGTACTGGCAATCCTGGATGATTCCATACTACAAGCTCAAATTAGCCAAGCCAAAGCTGATGTCGAATCTAAGCAAGCTGATGTGGCATCAAAGCAGGCAGATCTAGCATCGAAATTGGCTAATACTATATCCAATCAAGCGATCGTCCAACAAAGAAAAGCAGATTTAGCTCAAGCTCAAGCCAGGCTAGAAGAAGCAGAAAAGAATTTTCGCCGCTATCAAAAACTTGCTGTTTCTGGGGGTATTAGTCAGCAAGAACTTGATACTCGCTCTTACACTGTGAAAACTGCCAAAGAAACTGTGCGTCTTGCCCAAGAAAATGTCTATAGCGCTCAAGCTAATGTCGGTAGTGGCAAAGCAAATACGGCTAGCGCCGAAGCAAATATTAATAAAGCTAAAGCTGATGTCCGTAGTAGTATAGCCAAGGTGCAACAACTGCAAGCTCAGTTGGGACAAACCGTAGTACGTGCCCCAGTTTCTGGAATTGTCGCCGAGAAACTGGCAAGAATAGGAGATGTTACAGGTGTGCCACCACAAACCCAGGTGGGAAATATTATTGGTGGTACGCAAAAGCTATTTTCGATTATTCGCGATCAAAGGCTGGAACTGCAAGCGCAGGTTCCAGAAATTCAACTACTCCAGGTAGAAGTTGGTGCATCAGTACAAATTAGTTCCGATCTCGATAATCGTGTGCGCTTGCAGGGACGAGTCAGAGATATACAACCACTGGTAAATGATACTAGACGTGAGGCAACAGTAAAAATTGACTTGCCGCCCACACACTTACTTAAACCTGGGATGTTTGCCCGTGCGGCGATTACTACCAATACAACTATAGCGATCGCAGTGCCGCAGAAAGCAGTACAACCCCAACCAGATGGCAGTGCCATGTTATTAATTTTATCAGGTTTAGACACAGTACGCGCCCAAAAAGTAGAGGTAGGAGAACCCATCAACGATCGCATGGTGGAAATCAAGAGTGGTTTGCAATTGCATGACCGCGTGATAGTTGATGGTGCAGGCTACCTCAAAGATGGTGACAAAGTGCGAGTTGTAAGTCTTGCAGGGGAGCAGGGGAGCAGAGGAGCAGGGGAGCAGGGGAGCAGGGGGAGCAGGGGAGACAAATCAATTAAAAATTAA